The genomic DNA GCACCGGCCTGGGCCGGGCCATGGCCGAGCGCTTTCTGGGCCTGGGCGCCGACGTGGCCATCTGCGGCCGGCGCCAGTCGGTCTGCGAGGAAACCGCGGCCGAGTGGCGCCAGCAGTTTCCCGGGCGCCGCATCGACACCTTCGGCGTGGACATCCGCGTGGCCCAGAGCGTCGACGAGATGGTCGAGAGCCTGTTCCAGAGCGGCGGGCTCACGGGGCTCGTCAACAACGCCGCCGGCAACTTCGTCGCGCCGACCGAGAGCCTTTCGCCGCGCGCCTTCGATGCCATTGCGAACATCGTCTTCCATGGCAGCTTCTACGTCACGCAGGCCGTGGGCAAGCGCTGGGTGGCCGAGGCCAAGGCCGGCAAGTGGAAGCAGGGCGATGCGATGCGCAGCGTCATGAGCATCATCGTGACATGGGTCGACAACGGCAGCCCCTACGTCGTGCCGTCGGCCATGAGCAAGGCCGGCATCGAGGTCATGACCAAGTCGCTCGCGGTGGAGTGGGCGCGCCATGGCATTCGCCTGAACGCCGTCGGGCCGGGCGAGATCCCGACCGAGGGCATGAGCAAGCGCCTCA from Variovorax sp. V93 includes the following:
- a CDS encoding SDR family oxidoreductase — encoded protein: MFEPSLMSGQRILVTGGGTGLGRAMAERFLGLGADVAICGRRQSVCEETAAEWRQQFPGRRIDTFGVDIRVAQSVDEMVESLFQSGGLTGLVNNAAGNFVAPTESLSPRAFDAIANIVFHGSFYVTQAVGKRWVAEAKAGKWKQGDAMRSVMSIIVTWVDNGSPYVVPSAMSKAGIEVMTKSLAVEWARHGIRLNAVGPGEIPTEGMSKRLNPGEEPGARSKKSNPMARTGRMSELQNLAAFLMAPGQCDWLTGQSIMMDGGNALATGGNFYELRQWSDDDWQAARERIEAQNQKDKAQR